In Janibacter cremeus, a genomic segment contains:
- the tsaD gene encoding tRNA (adenosine(37)-N6)-threonylcarbamoyltransferase complex transferase subunit TsaD, whose product MSGAATEQPLVLGIETSCDETGVGIVRGTDLLVDAIASSVDEHARFGGVVPEVASRAHLEAMVPTIERACREAGVALSDLDGIAVTAGPGLAGALMVGVASAKALSVALGVPLYGVNHLASHVAVDIVEHGPLPEPTMAMLVSGGHSSLLLVPDVTHDIRSLGSTIDDAAGEAFDKVARVLGLPFPGGPHIDRVSSDGQITIDFPRGLTSRKDMERHRFDFSFSGLKTAVTRWVEAEQAAGRDIPVADVAASFQEAVTDVLTRKAVLACREHDVAALQVGGGVAANSRLREMARQRCEKAGIALRVPRRNLCTDNGAMVASLGAQLMLKGRTPSDPSLPADSSLPVTDVRTGLPVEVDHDH is encoded by the coding sequence ATGAGCGGCGCAGCGACCGAGCAACCCCTGGTGCTGGGCATCGAGACCTCGTGCGACGAGACCGGCGTGGGCATCGTGCGCGGCACCGATCTGCTCGTGGACGCCATCGCCTCGAGCGTCGACGAGCACGCGCGCTTCGGCGGGGTCGTGCCCGAGGTCGCCTCGCGCGCCCACCTCGAGGCCATGGTGCCGACGATCGAGCGGGCCTGCCGGGAGGCAGGGGTCGCGCTGTCCGACCTCGACGGGATCGCGGTGACCGCCGGGCCCGGTCTGGCCGGCGCGCTCATGGTCGGCGTCGCCTCCGCCAAGGCGCTGTCGGTCGCCCTGGGCGTCCCGCTCTACGGGGTCAACCACCTCGCCAGCCACGTCGCCGTCGACATCGTCGAGCACGGACCGCTGCCGGAGCCGACGATGGCCATGCTCGTCAGTGGCGGCCACTCATCCCTCCTGCTCGTCCCGGACGTCACCCACGACATCCGCAGCCTCGGGTCGACGATCGACGACGCGGCCGGGGAGGCCTTCGACAAGGTCGCCCGCGTGCTCGGGCTGCCCTTCCCCGGCGGACCGCACATCGACCGCGTCTCGAGCGACGGGCAGATCACGATCGACTTCCCGCGGGGTCTGACCAGCCGCAAGGACATGGAGCGCCACCGCTTCGACTTCTCCTTCTCCGGGCTGAAGACCGCCGTGACCCGGTGGGTGGAGGCCGAGCAGGCAGCCGGTCGGGACATCCCGGTCGCGGACGTCGCGGCGTCCTTCCAGGAGGCGGTCACCGACGTGCTCACCCGCAAGGCGGTGCTCGCCTGCCGTGAGCACGATGTCGCCGCCCTGCAGGTCGGTGGCGGAGTCGCCGCCAACTCCCGACTGCGGGAGATGGCCCGGCAGCGGTGCGAGAAGGCGGGGATCGCCCTTCGCGTCCCACGGCGTAACCTGTGCACGGACAACGGCGCGATGGTCGCCAGTCTCGGGGCGCAGCTGATGCTCAAGGGGCGCACGCCCAGCGACCCGTCGCTGCCTGCGGACAGCTCGTTGCCGGTCACCGACGTGCGCACCGGGCTCCCGGTGGAGGTCGACCACGACCACTGA
- a CDS encoding betaine/proline/choline family ABC transporter ATP-binding protein, whose amino-acid sequence MSSITATNLYKVFGRRPERGVRALQEGSSRADLRELGVTAAVIDASFTVEDGEIFVVMGLSGSGKSTLIRMVNGLLQPTSGDVFIGDTNVTQAKGEDLRRVRREHVSMVFQHFALLPHRSVGDNAAYALEVQGMGRAERRKRAEEALEMVDLGGWGDSMPDELSGGMRQRVGLARALASGSDIMLMDEAFSALDPLIRREMQDKLVELQSELGKTVLFITHDLNEAMRLGDRIAMMRDGRIEQIGTAEEILNDPANNYVAQFVQDVDRSRVITADSVMETPPAVIGSGQGPMAAQKLMRETQVSWLAVVDRDRRLVGMLWEGDVAAAVRARQDALPLVPRSEVATASSDTYLADMFRSAAVASAPVAVVDDEGRLLGTVPHATLLAASATTEEIEAKAEQEPTDDLELGEVR is encoded by the coding sequence GTGAGCTCGATCACCGCCACCAACCTGTACAAGGTCTTTGGTCGACGCCCGGAGCGAGGCGTACGTGCCTTGCAGGAGGGCTCTTCGCGCGCCGACCTGCGGGAGTTGGGCGTCACGGCGGCAGTGATCGACGCGTCCTTCACGGTCGAGGACGGGGAGATCTTCGTCGTCATGGGCCTGTCCGGCTCCGGGAAGTCGACGCTCATCCGCATGGTCAACGGGCTCCTGCAGCCGACGAGTGGTGACGTCTTCATCGGGGACACCAACGTCACCCAGGCAAAGGGCGAGGACCTGCGTCGCGTCCGCCGCGAGCATGTCAGCATGGTCTTCCAGCACTTCGCCCTCCTGCCGCACCGGAGCGTGGGGGACAATGCCGCGTATGCCTTGGAGGTGCAGGGCATGGGCCGCGCGGAGCGCCGTAAGCGGGCCGAGGAGGCCCTGGAGATGGTCGACCTCGGCGGCTGGGGCGACTCGATGCCCGACGAGCTCTCCGGTGGTATGCGCCAGCGCGTCGGTCTGGCTCGGGCGCTCGCTTCCGGGTCCGACATCATGCTCATGGACGAGGCCTTCAGCGCGCTCGATCCCCTGATCCGTCGCGAGATGCAGGACAAGCTCGTTGAATTGCAGAGTGAGCTCGGCAAGACGGTCCTCTTCATCACCCACGACCTCAACGAGGCGATGCGCCTCGGCGACCGGATCGCGATGATGCGCGACGGACGGATCGAGCAGATCGGTACGGCCGAGGAGATCCTCAACGATCCGGCCAACAACTACGTGGCCCAGTTCGTCCAGGACGTCGACCGCAGCCGGGTCATCACGGCTGACAGCGTCATGGAGACACCGCCGGCGGTGATCGGTTCGGGGCAGGGGCCGATGGCGGCGCAGAAGCTCATGCGCGAGACGCAGGTGTCGTGGCTTGCCGTCGTCGACCGCGACCGACGGCTCGTCGGGATGCTCTGGGAGGGCGACGTCGCCGCAGCCGTGCGTGCGAGGCAGGACGCGCTGCCCCTGGTCCCCCGGAGCGAGGTGGCCACGGCGAGCTCCGACACGTACTTGGCCGACATGTTCCGCAGTGCAGCCGTCGCCAGTGCTCCCGTGGCCGTCGTCGACGACGAGGGTCGGCTCCTGGGTACCGTGCCGCACGCGACCCTGCTCGCCGCGTCGGCCACCACCGAGGAGATCGAGGCCAAGGCGGAGCAGGAACCTACCGATGATCTCGAGCTGGGGGAGGTGCGGTGA